The DNA region AGGACGCGGCCACGGCCGAGATCTCCCGTTCGCAGATCTGGCAGTGGATCAACGCGGGCGTCGAGTTCGAGCACGACGGGAACACCGTGAAGGCCACGCCCGAGCTGGCCCGCGAGATCGCGGACCGGGAACTGGCCGACATCCGCGCCGAGATCGGCGAGGAGGCCTTCGCGGCCGGCCGCTGGCAGCAGGCCCACGACCTGCTGCTCACGGTCGCCCTCGACGAGGACTACGCGGACTTCCTGACCCTGCCGGCCTACGAGCAGCTGGCCGGCTGAGCAAACCCGGCGGCAGACGCCTCACTTCTCCGAGTGGCCCAGGGATTTTTCCGGGGCCACTCGGTCGCGTACGAGGCGCTTGACGGCCGTCGGCTCGGGGAAGCCCTGCTCGCGGCGGTCCCAGATCACCTCGTCGTCGACCCGTACGACGAAGACGCCGCCGGTGCCCGGCTTGAGCGCGAGCTCCGTCAGCTCCTGCTCGAAGGTGGTGAGGAGTTCCTGGGCGAGCCAGGCGGCGCGGGGCAGCCAGCGGCACTGGGTGCAGTACTCGATCTGAACGCGGTGCGTGGTCTCATGCGTGTTCTCAGTGGTCACCCGAGCATTCTCGGCCGTCATCCGAGGTGCACCGACCAATCCTGTTCCGCCGGCGGCTTGCCGTGCAGGTCGGGGACCTGCTTGAGCCAGTTCGGCCGGCCCCGCCGGGTCTTCGCCGCGCGGTCCGCGTCCTCGGCGGCGAGCTGTTCCCGGGTGGGGAAGTCCGTGGGGAGCCAGGACGCGGAGGCCCTGGCACGGGCGAGCAGGTACCCGACGTACGCCTCACGGGCCTCGTCCGGCGTCGCGAAACCGGGCTCGTCAGCGAGCCAGGCGTCGGGCACCTCCGCCGTGATCGCGCGCAGCAGTTCCTCCGTCACCTTGGGCGCGAGCTCGGCGTCCGCCGCGCGTGTGTCGGGGGTGTGGCCGCCGAGCGCGTGGCGCCGGAAGTCGTACGCCTTGTCCGGCTCGGAGGCGTCCCAGCGGTGGTGGAAGACCAGGGCAGCGCCGTGGTCGATCAGCCACAGCCGCGGGGGCGCGACACCGAGCGTGGGCCAGATCATCAGGTTCGAACTGTGCGTCGTACGGTCCACGTTGACCGTGAGGGCGTCCAGCCAGATGATCCTGCCCGCCTCCAGCGGGTCGACGGGGAACGTCTTCGCGACCTCCGGAGTGAAGTCCTTGGCGCCGGACAGGTAGTCCATGCCGAGATTCAGGCCCGCGCTGGCCCGGAGCAGGTCCTGGACCTCCTGGTGGGGCTCGTGCGCGCCGACCGCGGGGTCGAAGTGCACCAGCACCAGCTCGGGGAACCGCAGCCCGAGGGCGCGCGCCAGTTCCCCGACGATCACCTCGGCGACCAGCGCCTTGCGCCCCTGCGCCGAGCCCGTGAACTTCACGACGTACGTCCCCAGGTCGTCGGCCTCGACGACTCCGGGCACGGAACCGCCCGCCCGGAGGGGTTCGACGTAGCGGGTCGCGCTAACTTTCCTCAGCATTTTCTCGGGCCACCTGCTTCATTGACCTTGCAATCCATGGACGACCTTGGAGGTGTCAAACAGCGGAAACCGCCCGTCATGAAGTGAGCATATTAATCGAGGGCCAGTAAGTGGGGGGCGTTCCCCCATGTGCCTCCCGGGTCCCGCGGGCACTGTGAGCAGGTCGATTCACACAACCGAGAGGGATTCCATGGGGAGAAAAGCGTTACTCCGGGTCTTGGTGGTCGCGGCGATGGCCGGTTCCGCGGTGACCTTGACCGGCGGGCCCGCGAGCGCGGCCACCGGTGTGTTCAAGAGCGGGACCAACATCGTCGTGAACGCGGCGCAGGGCCGCGCGAACAACATCACGGTCAGTCTGTCCGGGAACTTCATCATCATCCGGGACACCTCCGACACCCTGACCGCCGGTCTCAACTGCACCCTCCTGACCAACGGCACGGTGGCCTGCCCGGTGACCGTCAGCTCCGACACGGTCGTGGTCAACGCCGGGGACGGCAACGACACCATCACCAAGACCGCCAACGTCCGCAGTGAGCTGAAGGGCGAGTCGGGCAACGATGTCATCAACGGCGGCCCCAGCCCCGGCAGCAACAGCCTCAATGGCGGCACGGGCAACGACACCCTGAACGGCAGCGCCACCTTCGACCTCCTCATCGGCGGCACCGGTGCCGACCGGATCAGCGGCGGGGGCGGCACCAACGACGTCGTCAGCTACCTGGAGAGCGGCTCGGGCGTGGTCGTGGACATCGACAACGCCGCCGACGACGGCATCGGCGGGGAGGGTGACAACGTTCTCACCGACGTCGAGATCGTCTACGGCAGCCAGTTCGGCGACACGCTCACCGGGGGCACGGCGGGCGACATCCTGTCCGGCTTCGGGGGCAACGACCTCCTGGTGGGCGGCACGGGCAACGACACCCTGGTCGGCGGCGCCGGCAACGACACCCACAGCGGCGGAGCCGGCAACGATACCCTCGACGGTGTCGACGGCGTGTTCGGCAACGACTCCCTCAACGGGGGCGCCAACACCGACACCTGCACCGCGGACACGAGCGACACGAAGAGCGCCTGCGAGGCCTGACCACCCGCACCGCTGATTCCGCAGTGCTGATTCCACGGTCGCCGAATCCGTAGTCGCTGCCGCCTCGTAACTCCGGAGCGCCTGCCGCGAGCACCGGTTCCACCACTCGCGCCAGGTGCTCCGGAGCCGCTCCGCGGCCGCGGTGCCGACCGCCGGCCGAAACGGTCGGAGTCACTGCCCGTCCGCGTACCGGCGTGCCAGGGTGATCAGGGCGGCCCGGCCGTTCTGATCGGTACGGTTCCGGAGACTCGCGAGGTGCTTCTCGACGGTGCGCGGCGAGAGGAAGAGCTGCTCGGCGATCTCCTGGTTGCCGAGCCCCCGGCCGAGCAGGCGCAGCACCTCGTACTCCCGCGCGGTCACCCCCGCCCGCCGCAGCTCCTGTGGAATCGTGTCGTGGCCCTCACGGCGGCGGGCCACGGGAGAGCCCGCTTCCCGCAGCATGGCGCGGCAGGCGGCCGACACCCGTGTCGTGCCCCGGTCGTGGAAGAACTGCTCGGCGGCGCGCAGCCACTCGACAGGGCGTCCCCAGCCGTCGGCGAGCGCCGCGGAAGCCCCCAGGCGCAGACAAAGGTGGCGGGCCAGGGGGATGGTGTCGGTCCCGGCCAGTGCTTCCTCGGCCGCCTTGGCGGCCTCGGCGGCCCGGCCCTCGCGGCCCAGCAGCACGGCCCGGGACCACCCCGCGAAGGGCCGGTCCCAGTGGACCTGGGTGAGCCGGTCCGCGACGGCCCCGTCCAGCTCCGCCCAGCCGGCCGCGCCCCGTACGGTCCGCAGGAGCAGGTAGGGGCCCAGGAAACCGGCGACCCCGCGAGTGCTGGGCAGTGCCCGCATGACCCGGTCCGCCTCGGTGAACTCGGCCATCGCGCGGTCGGGTTCCTCCCGCAGCAGGGAGCAGATGCCCTGGGCCCAGCCCCACACGGAGGTGTCGGCGTAGCCCCAGAGCGCTCCGGCGCTCCGCCCGGCCAGTGCGCTCTCCATGACGTGCAGCGCGGCCTGGAGTTTCTGCCGGTCCCCACGTGAGGCGGCGATGATGGCGTCCATTCCGACACCGATCAGCTGCACCTCGCGCAACCGCAGCCTGTCGGCCGTCGTCCGGAGCCGCCGGGCGGACTCCAGGGCGCTGTCGTGCTCGTCGCGCAGCACATGGGCCTGCGTCAGGTGCATGTCGGCCCAGGCCGTCATGAGCACCGCACCGGTCTCCTCGGCCGCCTTCCGTGCGGCCAGCAGCCGATCGGTTCCGGTGGTCCGGATCCGGTCCAGCACGCCGAGTTCCAGCAGGCCGCGTATCCGCCAGACCGGCAGCGCACGGGTCTCGGCCGTGGCCACCAGGCGTTCGAACACCTTCTCCGCCTCGGCCAGATCGTGAGGCCGCAGGCAGTATCCGAGCATGTTCAGCGCCTTGCAGCTCACCTCCGGCAGTCCGACCGCCTCGGCGGTCGCCACGGCCCCTTCGGCCAGGGCCCTGGCGCTCTCCAGCCGGTCCGGGCGCTGCGAGTTGAGCACCAGGTGCGCGGCGACCGCGTCCAGGGCGGCGCGGGACGCGGGGTCGGGCTCGGCTCCGAGCAGCTCCCGTGCCCGCCGCACGGCGGTCAGGCCCTCCTCCCACTGCTGCGCGGTGGCGGCGGCTCTGGCCCGGGCCAGGAAACCCGCGGCGCGGCGGGCGGGCGGCGCGCCCCACGCGGTCAGGACACCGTCCAACCTGTCGCCGAGTTCAGGCACGCGCCGGACGTCGCCCGTGAGGACGAGTGTCCCCAGTAACTCCTCCAGCAGCCCGGCCACCGCCTCGGGCGGGGCGTCCGCGGCGCCGGAGGTCAACTCCAGGCCCCGGTCGAGGAGTTCCACCGCGGTCAGCAGAGCGCCCCGCAGGACCGCCTGCCGGCCGGCCCGGGTGAGCAGCACGGCCGCCCGCGCCCGCTGCCCGCCGGCGACGCACAGTTCCGCGGCCAGGCGGTACAGGTCGTCACCCGAGTCACTGCCGATCAGGTCGTGCGGCTCCCCGGCCCGCCGGGCGGGGCGGCCCGCGTCCCACGGATCCGGCCCTGTGGCGTCGGCGGACTCGATCGCGTCGGCCGCGGCGAGACAGAGCGCCGCCCGCTCCACGGGCAGCAGCCGGTGGGTGATGGCGTCGGCGGTCAGGGCGTGGCGGAACGTGTGCCAGCCGGGCTCCTCCGCCGTGGCACCGTCGGTGACCAGATGGGCGCGAGCCGCATGCCGCAGCTGACGGAGTGCCGTCGGCCTGTCGAGCCCGGCGACACCGGCGGCGATGTCCACCGGGAAGCGCCTGCCCAGGACGGCCGCCGCTTCCAGGAGCGCGACACCGGGCGGTTCCAGATGGTCCACGCGCTGGAGGACGGCGGCGGCGACCGACGCGGGCACGTCGGCGTTCAGCGAGCCGGTCACCGTCCAGCCGTCGCCCTGCCGCTGAACGAGGTTGCCGCCGGCG from Streptomyces sp. NBC_00258 includes:
- a CDS encoding calcium-binding protein is translated as MAGSAVTLTGGPASAATGVFKSGTNIVVNAAQGRANNITVSLSGNFIIIRDTSDTLTAGLNCTLLTNGTVACPVTVSSDTVVVNAGDGNDTITKTANVRSELKGESGNDVINGGPSPGSNSLNGGTGNDTLNGSATFDLLIGGTGADRISGGGGTNDVVSYLESGSGVVVDIDNAADDGIGGEGDNVLTDVEIVYGSQFGDTLTGGTAGDILSGFGGNDLLVGGTGNDTLVGGAGNDTHSGGAGNDTLDGVDGVFGNDSLNGGANTDTCTADTSDTKSACEA
- a CDS encoding helix-turn-helix transcriptional regulator — protein: MSSSVLVGREPERDLLTEAVRSAGEGRGSSVFVLGEPGIGKSRLVEEAAEAAVRTGFRVLRGRAASAGRAVPLRPLAEAVFSGLRGEGAPADGDLGPYEPLLSRLCGLAPQDGAPLVGYAEAVLRLLGTLGHTGGCLLVLEDLHDADADTLTIVDYLTDNLPGRRAVLLATLRGGPGPALDLAEAAASRRTARTLRLARLGPAHTAELAARCLGHDDAGNVPAAVLDRLHAVSEGVPFVVEELLSAMVAGGNLVQRQGDGWTVTGSLNADVPASVAAAVLQRVDHLEPPGVALLEAAAVLGRRFPVDIAAGVAGLDRPTALRQLRHAARAHLVTDGATAEEPGWHTFRHALTADAITHRLLPVERAALCLAAADAIESADATGPDPWDAGRPARRAGEPHDLIGSDSGDDLYRLAAELCVAGGQRARAAVLLTRAGRQAVLRGALLTAVELLDRGLELTSGAADAPPEAVAGLLEELLGTLVLTGDVRRVPELGDRLDGVLTAWGAPPARRAAGFLARARAAATAQQWEEGLTAVRRARELLGAEPDPASRAALDAVAAHLVLNSQRPDRLESARALAEGAVATAEAVGLPEVSCKALNMLGYCLRPHDLAEAEKVFERLVATAETRALPVWRIRGLLELGVLDRIRTTGTDRLLAARKAAEETGAVLMTAWADMHLTQAHVLRDEHDSALESARRLRTTADRLRLREVQLIGVGMDAIIAASRGDRQKLQAALHVMESALAGRSAGALWGYADTSVWGWAQGICSLLREEPDRAMAEFTEADRVMRALPSTRGVAGFLGPYLLLRTVRGAAGWAELDGAVADRLTQVHWDRPFAGWSRAVLLGREGRAAEAAKAAEEALAGTDTIPLARHLCLRLGASAALADGWGRPVEWLRAAEQFFHDRGTTRVSAACRAMLREAGSPVARRREGHDTIPQELRRAGVTAREYEVLRLLGRGLGNQEIAEQLFLSPRTVEKHLASLRNRTDQNGRAALITLARRYADGQ
- a CDS encoding HipA family kinase, yielding MLRKVSATRYVEPLRAGGSVPGVVEADDLGTYVVKFTGSAQGRKALVAEVIVGELARALGLRFPELVLVHFDPAVGAHEPHQEVQDLLRASAGLNLGMDYLSGAKDFTPEVAKTFPVDPLEAGRIIWLDALTVNVDRTTHSSNLMIWPTLGVAPPRLWLIDHGAALVFHHRWDASEPDKAYDFRRHALGGHTPDTRAADAELAPKVTEELLRAITAEVPDAWLADEPGFATPDEAREAYVGYLLARARASASWLPTDFPTREQLAAEDADRAAKTRRGRPNWLKQVPDLHGKPPAEQDWSVHLG
- a CDS encoding SelT/SelW/SelH family protein, which encodes MTTENTHETTHRVQIEYCTQCRWLPRAAWLAQELLTTFEQELTELALKPGTGGVFVVRVDDEVIWDRREQGFPEPTAVKRLVRDRVAPEKSLGHSEK